The following are from one region of the Acanthopagrus latus isolate v.2019 chromosome 2, fAcaLat1.1, whole genome shotgun sequence genome:
- the LOC119008436 gene encoding extracellular calcium-sensing receptor-like, with amino-acid sequence MLLLKLVFLVLLIRRGKSVCRLQVRAQPPELTKAGDFILGGIFTFRTGFRGSVSTFQTLPDPQTCLNINVREFKFAQTMIFAIEEINQNPAILPNHTLGYKIFNSCGMTNIIKSAIDSANGQREIIDERNCTKADTVQAVLGHSGSAPTMGFARILGRFQIPVLSHFATCACLSNREEFPSFFRTIPSDLHQSRALAKLVKHFGWTWVGAISNKNSYGIDGITTFIEAAKEEGVCVEYYHTFGQEGSLHELKTVVETVKYSTSKVIMAFMSHREMKLLVEELYKQNITGLQWVGSDAWITDQSLTDSEGHSILVGSLGFVVSRAKIPGLEQHLRQLHPSQFPDSQFVRDFWEDMFDCALNGSNTQRKPCRGSESLQNVKSYFTDVSKLRFSNNVYKSVYAVAHALNNLVTCEEGNGPFANGSCANTEYIQPWQVLHHLQNINFTTGQGERVTFDRNGDSPARYELINVQRVTSETMHVATVGVFDVTLPHGHQFIMNGMEIVWGGGSPMVPVSVCSESCPPGKRKVLQKRKPVCCYDCIPCGEGEISNITDSFECLKCPIYYWPNTRGDTCILKETEFLSYAEIMGIILTFFCLVGVILTAVITSVFFHFRDTPVVRANNSELSFLLLFSLSLCFLCSLTFIGRPSEWSCMLRHTAFGITFVLCISCVMGKTIVVLMAFRATLPGSDVMKWFGPAQQKLSVLGFTLIQVITCILWLTISPPFPFKNFKTFKDKIILECALGSAVGFWAVLGYIGLLAILCSILAFQARKLPDNFNEAKFITFSMLIFCAVWITFIPAYVSSPGKFTVAVEIFAILASSYGLLFCIFIPKCYIILLRPELNTKKHIMSKTKDIYH; translated from the exons ATGCTACTGCTCAAGCTGGTCTTCCTGGTTCTTCTGATCAGGAGGGGGAAGTCGGTGTGCCGGCTGCAGGTGAGAGCACAACCACCTGAGCTGACGAAGGCTGGCGACTTCATCTTAGGAGGCATTTTCACCTTTCGTACTGGCTTCAGGGGCAGCGTGTCCACTTTTCAAACCTTGCCTGATCCTCAAACATGCCTGAA CATAAATGTAAGAGAGTTCAAATTTGCCCAGACCATGATCTTTGCAATtgaggaaataaatcaaaatccTGCTATTCTACCCAACCACACACTGGGCTACAAGATATTTAATTCATGTGGAATGACAAACATCATTAAGTCTGCTATAGATTCAGCCAATGGGCAGAGGGAGATCATAGATGAGAGGAACTGTACAAAGGCAGACACTGTGCAGGCTGTATTAGGCCACTCTGGCTCTGCACCTACAATGGGATTTGCTCGGATTTTAGGAAGGTTCCAGATACCAGTG cttaGCCACTTTGCAACCTGTGCTTGTCTGAGCAACAGAGAGGAGTTTCCATCATTCTTCCGAACTATTCCCAGCGATCTCCACCAGAGCAGAGCCCTGGCAAAGCTTGTCAAGCACTTTGGCTGGACCTGGGTGGGGGCGATTAGCAACAAAAACTCTTATGGTATTGACGGGATCACCACATTTATAGAAGCTGCAAAGGAAGAGGGGGTGTGCGTTGAGTATTACCACACATTTGGGCAAGAAGGTTCTCTTCATGAGTTAAAAACAGTAGTTGAAACTGTGAAGTACTCCACCTCTAAAGTCATCATGGCCTTCATGTCCCACAGAGAAATGAAGTTGCTGGTGGAAGAGCTGTACAAACAGAACATCACAGGACTGCAGTGGGTTGGCAGTGACGCCTGGATCACTGATCAGTCTTTGACTGACAGTGAGGGACACAGCATCCTGGTGGGCTCCCTGGGCTTTGTTGTCAGCCGAGCTAAGATCCCCGGGTTGGAGCAGCACCTGAGGCAGCTCCACCCCTCGCAGTTCCCCGACagtcagtttgtcagagatTTCTGGGAAGATATGTTCGACTGTGCTCTGAACGGTtccaacacacagagaaagcCATGCCGTGGCTCTGAGAGCTTGCAGAATGTCAAATCATATTTCACAGATGTTTCCAAGCTAAGGTTCAGCAATAATGTGTACAAGTCTGTTTACGCAGTGGCTCATGCTCTCAACAACCTGGTCACATGCGAGGAGGGGAACGGCCCCTTCGCAAATGGGAGCTGTGCCAATACTGAATACATTCAACCATGGCAG GTTCTACATCATTTGCAGAATATCAACTTCACAACAGGTCAGGGGGAAAGAGTGACCTTTGACCGGAATGGAGACTCACCTGCAAGATATGAACTCATAAATGTACAACGTGTTACCTCGGAGACAATGCATGTCGCCACAGTTGGTGTTTTTGATGTTACTCTTCCACATGGGCATCAGTTTATTATGAACGGCATGGAGATAGTGTGGGGAGGAGGAAGTCCCATG GTGCCTGTCTCAGTGTGCAGTGAGAGCTGTCCCCCAGGAAAACGCAAAGtcctgcagaaaagaaaacctgtttGCTGTTATGACTGTATACCATGTGGAGAAGGAGAAATCAGCAACATTACAG attcttTTGAGTGCCTCAAATGTCCCATTTATTACTGGCCAAACACCAGAGGAGACACATGCATCCTGAAGGAGACTGAATTTTTGTCTTATGCAGAGATTATGGGGATAATTTTAACATTCTTTTGTTTGGTCGGGGTGATTTTGACAGCTGTgataacatcagtgttttttcactttCGAGACACTCCTGTTGTCagggccaacaactctgagctgagcttcctgctgctcttctccttgagtctgtgtttcctgtgttctctgaccttcatcggccggccctctgagtggtcctgcatgctgcgacacacagcatTCGGCATCACCTTTGttctctgtatctcttgtgtCATGGGGAAAACAATAGTGGTGTTAATGGCCTTCAGGGCCACACTCCCAGgtagtgatgtgatgaaatggtttgggcctgcacagcagaaactcaGTGTTCTGGGTTTCACTCTTATACAAGTTATCACATGTATCCTCTGGTTAacaatttctcctccttttccctttaagaattttaaaacattcaaggATAAAATCATCTTAGAGTGTGCTCTGGGCTCAGCTGTAGGCTTTTGGGCTGTACTTGGGTACATAGGACTTTTGGCCATATTATGTTCTATTCTTGCTTTTCAGGCTCGCAAACTGCCTGATAATTTCAATGAGGCCAAATTTATCACCTTTAGCATGTTGATATTCTGCGCTGTATGGATCACTTTTATCCCAGcgtatgtcagctctcctgggaagttcactgtagctgtggagatatttgctatTTTAGCCTCCAGTTATGGACTTCTCTTCTGCATTTTTATCCCCAAATGTTATATTATTCTGCTGAGGCCAGAACTAAATACCAAAAAGCATATaatgagtaaaacaaaagatatatatcattaa